Proteins from a single region of Primulina tabacum isolate GXHZ01 chromosome 5, ASM2559414v2, whole genome shotgun sequence:
- the LOC142546837 gene encoding ATP synthase subunit delta', mitochondrial-like, protein MLRRAITGLYHHRPLSTEASSDELFVAAWRRIVPNLDPPKTPLSFMHPRPNAPSLDAIPSKLTVNLLSPYSSLFFNKQVDMVTVPATSGQMGILSGHISSISELKPGLLSVHEEHKMTKYFISSGFAFVHSNSITDIIAIEAVPIEQIDPSCVLKRLEEFNQKLNSASTDMETAEARVGIDVLTALHSVLSE, encoded by the exons ATGCTCCGCCGTGCCATCACTGGCCTCTACCACCACCGGCCTCTATCCACGGAGGCTTCTTCGGACGAGCTGTTCGTGGCGGCCTGGAGGCGAATAGTGCCCAATTTGGACCCACCCAAGACTCCATTGTCCTTCATGCACCCTCGCCCGAATGCTCCTTCTCTCGACGCCATCCCTTCGAAGCTCACTGTCAACTTGTTGTCTCCCTACTCTTCTCTCTTCTTCAATAAACAG GTGGACATGGTCACTGTACCTGCCACGTCAGGGCAGATGGGAATCCTCTCGGGACACATATCGTCAATATCTGAACTAAAACCCGGCTTACTCTCCGTACACGAAGAGCACAAAATGACTAAATACTTCATCAGCAGCGGCTTTGCCTTTGTTCATTCAAATTCTATCACTGATATAATTGCAATTGAGGCTGTGCCAATAGAGCAAATTGACCCTTCTTGTGTTCTAAAGAGACTTGAAGAATTTAATCAGAAACTCAACTCAGCTTCAACTGATATGGAAACTGCTGAAGCCCGAGTTGGGATCGATGTGCTAACTGCTTTACATTCTGTTCTCTCTGAATAG